A region of the Primulina eburnea isolate SZY01 chromosome 7, ASM2296580v1, whole genome shotgun sequence genome:
TGGAGCAATCCGATGCTGCCATTTTGACCCGCGTTTTCTTTTTGGGCCAGATTTTTTGGTTGGGAAGAAACTTCAGTTGCCAAATTTTCGCGACTCTCTGAAAGAAATTGGAACAGTAAAAATGTTAACTGTGGGGCGTGAAGCTGCTATTGAAGTTCAGGTTAGTTTCTAGGTATTCACTCAGGTATCGAAATTCAGCAGTTTCTCATCCGTTAGATTGTAAAATATGCCATGGACAATTTTTCTGCTTATTTTAGTTCTAGAAACTGCAAATATCAACTGTCTCACAATGTTAACTGCAAAAGCTTTTAGTTGTAGTGGCTATTCAATGATTAGTTATCTGGTTAAGCTTACCGTGATACTTTATTGAGCTCCGACCGATCTTTCAAAAGTCAAAGGAAACCTACTGGACCTTCAATTGatgtttgatatcaaatattaaGTGGGTTGGAAACACGCTGCTCTGTAttaattttatgatattttctTCTTGGGTAAGTTATTGTTAGGAATGCTATAACTGCTGTTGTATTGTCCATATCATTTGTGTAGTTATATGAATATGAAATGTTTTAATTATCTGTCAACTTATTTAGAAAGAAACTTGAGATTTGAGATGAAGGATATGAcctctaaatttttatttaatgcaCATAAATTCCTACTGAACATCTATGGACAACTGCCCACCTGTTTCGCAATGATCGTCAATTATAAAGTATAACGTATATGTTTATTTTGCCATTTTAAATTGGAACCAGTTTTCATTTCTAACTGTCTTGGTTTTATTAGACACCATTAATCCACAAATAAGAAGTTTCAAAGTAACATCAGTTTTCCTTGTCCATCTGTCCATATTGTGAAGTTTTTATAAACCTAATGCTTACACCATTGCACATACACACACCTGATGCAGCACTGGTTCAAGCAACTTGCAGGTCCTCTTTTATCTGggtaatcattttaaaatatagaTACTCATACTAGTAATCTTtagtttgtatttttgttttaaattttgaattttagagTGGTTTCGGAAAGTGGTATATTATGTTTTTGGTCACGGTTGGACTGTTTGGATGGTGAAGTTATGGAGAAATATAAACTTTAGGAAATTTGGAGACTTGGAGTTTATGGGACCTTTTTGGTATCAGGAGTAAAGCAGTAACTTGATACTCAACACAATATCGTTTAATATCAAGGATGGACAGATATGAATGTGCACTGATCAGAAACGGATACTGTCTTCTATGACTACTTACCAAATTTTAATTCATCCCTCCCATACATGTTAAAATTGCTTCTTTACATATCCTTTTTTGCAGTCTCTCGTTCAAGTGTTAGAGTCATGTGCGGGGAATGCACGATGCTACTCGATGACGATGTTCCATGATCTGATGGTCTCCACAACTCTTTCTCCTGTACGGTTTGATTGTTTTCTGTTTTGGCACACCTCTTGCTTCACACCACTGGGGTTTATGAAAAAATGAGAGCAAGTCTTTTCTTTTTCAGATCGACACAGTTAGCATGTTTACTTATTCCGTGTCAAGGTTAACTGCACTTGCTCTATCCTCTGGAGCAAGATCATGGTCCTATTCACATAAAGGAGACACCGCATGCAATACTTCTGCTGGAGCTGTTTTAGCGGATTCTGGTCGTGTTGCGGATCAATATTGTAATTCCCGTGATATATCTCCAGCTGGAAATCGTGGTTATCATGTCTTGAGGCCCTTGCAACATGCCAAATGGTCAAAAGGGAAGGATGGTTTTCTTGTCACTGATATTTGGGGTGTAGAGGCTGGTAGTTTGGTGTCTAAGAGCCCAACAGTTTGGCTTCGTCAAACAGAGGAGAAGATGTATCTTATTCCTTATCAGCATCGTGGCCTAACCATAATTCTTCTTATTCCTGTCTCATCTGTGGTCAATGGGGAACAAGGAGTTGCTCTGGTGAAGCAACAAATTGTTGAAACTGTGAGTTATTCTAAGATTTTGATTTTCGATATGGACAGCTTTATCGACATCAGTAATTAACTGTGTGATTTTTCCCATTAGCAGCTATATACTTCTATTTTGGGTTTCGGTTGGAAATTTCTGAAGAATGTGATGCTTGTTTGGTATTGTTTTCTGAATGAGATATTTTTACCTTAATAATTACATCATGCGATAATGTATCAGTATTACAACTAATGACACCCGCAAGCGCGCACACACAAACACATATTAGCAGTCAGTAGGTATTTTAAAATTCAGCATATATGATATTGCCTGAAAATAGAATATAATAAAAGAGTATTTCTGAGAAGTGTTGAAAACTCAATAAAATGTAATGATTATATTGGAAGATAAGAAATGAGTGGGAATAAGTTTTGGGGAAAGAAATGAAATGCTAGAGTAATATTTAGTTTCATTTTCCGGAATGACGAACGACGTGCACAAAATGAAACGAACCGTAATCTTTAAGTTTTGGTCGATCATAATAAGTATCTGTcttccatttttcttttgatgCGCACGTGTAATATAATAAGAAACCCGGAACACATCATAGATTTTAAACCATGGGTTGGGTGGTGAGGCTCCTTTATAAGATTGATGAGGCCGATCAATTAATATACTACATATATTGGTTGTTCTTAACCTTTTTACTCCATTAAATTGGGTCTTGCAGCTTGTTAACAGAATATTTATTGGTGATAATCTTTATGGTGTTGCTAATTCAGTATGCCCGTTTTCACGAGTCTTGTTAATTGAATATTCTTTGCGGTCATCTTTATGGTGTTGCTAATCATGCATGCCCATTTTCACGAGTCACGAATCTTTGGAAATTTAACTTTGGATTTTACATGGTATATTTTTAGGCTTTCTGATGGTGTTTTTTCTCTACACTAAACTTTAGAACTATATAAATGAGTGAACAGTGTTTTTGTGCAGTTGCTTCAATAAATTGCATTTTGTTTTGGTTCTCAGGTATCACTGAAGATGTCCAAAGTTGAAGAGAAACTATCTAGAGGGTGGGGAGGTGAGAACGCATATCATGTGAGGGGATATCGGTATTTGCTGGTTGATGGTGATAGACTTGTATCTAGGGCTTCTCCTCCTGGAAAAGTAACAACTCTGACAAAGGTTAGTTTTGTTCTATGAGTAGTAAGCATTCCATATCGTGAAATCTGAACCACTAGATTGGTATAGAGCTTAACCTGTTACTATTGTACTTTGCTATGCTCCCCTATGTTGATGGTAGTTGTATCGATGTTTTGTTCTTATCTTTGATAATATCTGGTTAGTCAGTATTATTCTTATCTATGAACGGCTCAAAATCTCTATATAGATCATCACCATGCCTACTGAGATTTCTGGGTGATTTTGACTTGATAAAATAGCTAGAATCTCAATGTCTTAGAGATGCTACAATGCAAACCGACTGCTCATCTCTATGGTTGGTTGTGGGCTTCATGATATTATTGCATGAATACTGACAAGACAGTGAAATCTTGGACATAGTTTCAGCCTATTCTGTCTCATGTTCCAGCTGTCGAACTGGATCGTGTAACTGTTCCATGGTTCTTGAAAGTCGTGTTCCCAGTTACTTTATCAAGGGGTCAGAGGAAGGTAAGTAAAACTAAAAAGTGCAAGGATATCTTAAATGTCCACGATGGGAAAACAATATACTTTGCATCTGTTGATGCGATTATTTCTATTATTACCGTTGGTTTGGTGGATGGGATGATCAAGGATGTATAATAGAATGATAAGAAGTTAATATATATATCAGCGTCATCAATTTATAGTTATACAATTAAATTGAAATCTCAAGCCTGATTTAAACTGATGAAAGATAAAAGAGAAGGGATAGTTGTAGCTTCTTGTTCTTATTTCAGGATAAAGAAAATTCATGTGTGTATTGATTGAAGCTAAGATGCTTAAACTGTTATTGTAATCGCCCCTTTAattttgttttgtatattgatttgaaTCGAAGACAAGTGAGGAGTGATGTTTAGACTTGGTATTTGATTCTTTTTTTCAGTATGTGTGTGACCCAAAGATCAGTATCCTAATTTTtgcatcttttatttttttattacaacatTGGGAGGGGGTGAGGTTTTTTTTGCTTCTTGACATGGGTTTTTGAACATGTCTATATCCCTCCAAGGAAGAGGTTTATGCTAGTGACAATTTTTGCATCAGTTAATGACTAGCAAGAATGCTGGTGAAACTTGCGTGGATTAGTTTATCTAAATTCTAGTTTGCAGGAAATAAAAAATTCAACTTTGAATTTTGAGAAGAGAGTAAAAGCAAAAAGAAGCATCACAAAGAAATTAAATGATTCGACCATACATTAATATGACTTGGCTGTAACTATTATTTCTCCCGTGTTTTTGACTGCAGttattattttttgattttatttagtTGCTAACAGGAGAGAGGCATGTTTGTATTTTTCTGGTTAATCAGTGATATTATATCGATCATGTCCATGTAAGTGAATACGTTTGTGTAATAACATGCTACAGGAATCCTTAATTGCACTGAGTAAGCTTCGAGAGGAGGTTGATTTAGAAAAGAATAAAACTAAATGGGATATGCCAGGCTTGGAGAAGGATTTTGAAGTATGCATTAGAGCAAAAAACAACGCTTGGCTTATTGCTCGACTTACTCGGGGAAAGGAGCTTTATATGGTCCTGGAGAAAGCAAATGAAACCCTTCTCTATGCCTCTGGAGCTGTCGAAAAGTTCAGCGAGAGGTAACATTCTCTTCTGGCCAGCTCATAGAAAACTCGTAAACACTGCCAGTTAAAAATTTCGTTTCTGAAGAATGAATCGATCAATGTAGTTTTTGTGCTTGACTTACACTCAGAGCACTAATGTTTTTGGACTTGAGCTTATACATCATCACTCAAAAGCTCATTAGCTTGTGGTGTTTTCCTGTAATTTTTtacttaaatatttaaaatgtagCCAAATGTTAGAATAATTCAAAAATCAATTAAAGGATCCATTTTTTCTGAATGATACATGGCACGACTCGTACAATGCCAGCAATAAACTAGCTAAATTTATTTGGTTGAGCTGGAGAGCGAGTCTGTTACGTTCGTATTGTGTGTGAGTTATTTGTGGGCTAAGATCTAACAATCTTTGGTTATTTAATCAGGTATTGTGATGGTGCTTTTTCCTTGGACTAAGAACATGGTACGTTGGATGCATACTCGGCTATTTATTACTCCCTTGTTTCTCTTGTATGTTatctattgaaaaaaaaaaaagaaaaagaaaagaagagtCAGGCTGCTGTAGATGTCGCTATGCCAGAAGAAAACATGTGTGCCGTTGCAGATGTATTTCATAACAAATCCGATATTGTTGGTCCTTACGTACGATATTTACCTTGTCTAATTGGGTTCGGATTAACTGTCATGCTCGCAATCACATTAATTTATGTATACTAGCGAGCATTTGTGTATAATAAATACAAATGAGAAGTAGCTACGAATAAATGgattttcatttatttattgtCTGATCAAACTTTCCATGTAAAGTTTTTTTTGTCACCTACGAGTTGCCGTCTGCCTCTTCAAGAAATGAacaattggaaaaaaaaaaatcggaaaatattttttgaatggAGTAAAAGAACTTGAGATCGTCATCTCCACTAGCGATTATAGGCCCAGAAAAGGGAAAGTGCACAGGTCCTCAAAAGAGAGAAGGTCCCTCGCATGAGAATGATAATGTCGATCCATCTAGTATTGTCAATGGCCAGCACTTTATTCAACTTGGTTCTCTAGAAAATTCCTAGTGAGTTAGTTGCCTTCACTGAGTAGGATTTTGATAGGGGTGCCCGATATCCTTATCACAAAAACTCCAGTAAGATCGTCGCACGAGTTAATTTTATAATATGAATTTTCGATCATATtcaactcatgaaaaaatattatttttggtgcaaaaaatattacttttcatgatAGATATATATCGAATTGACCTATCTCACTGCTATAGATATATATGTGAtatcgtctcataaaatacttaCTCTTtcacaatattttaaaaaatggtgTGCAGACGATCACCCACCACCTAGTAGTTGAGGCGGCCGCCTAGGATTTTTCTTTtacttaaatatttaatttttttgttcatCTCCATATTTCTCAAATAGTTTTTCTATATCATattcaaaattaattatatttatcatttttattcgatacaatttgattaaaaaatatgttgaacaatttttttaaaaaaataataaaaattctaTATACTAAATTAGACAACAACTAAACAGTCTAAACGTCCGATTTTACGTCCAAAGGCATCCGTCTTTCGAAAAATTGAAGTGGACAATCCTACACGACATCTTTTAGAACACTCTTTCACTGTTAAATAACATTTCATTCTGGTCGTTGACATGAGCTCTCCAATTGAAATAGTAAATTGATTTGGATGTACCTTATTTTATATGTCTCATGGTATTCCAAGTGAGTTTAATTTATGGAATACAAATCCACACAACACAACACAACTGCAAttagtttttatatatatatatatatatatatatatatatatatatatatatatatgtatatatatatgtatatatatataaatataatattcaaaTGCAACCTATTTAAGTCCTCCAATAGAGTAATCCACATTCTCAAAAATGTAAAATCACAACTCGAAGAGAACAACAAGAATGTTTCTTTCATGAAGTAGTGGTGTTCCCCATATGTAAGTACAACGACAAACCTTCGAACTCTACACCATTAGATATGGATCGGTGTCATTTAAAAAGATTCACGTGTATGACATGTCGTGTGATTTCACGTAAAATGATCAAGACCAAGATCATTGGACGGGACAACAAATCGGTCAGAATATGGGAAGTGGAGAATACCTTTACAATTTGTGTGCATCTGAGAAAGCCAGATCACGAGACAACAACCTCTGCTCATCATTCTCGCTTAAATCAACACTTCCGTCTGCTTCGTATCCAACGTCTATCACGGTTCTGTCCTTCCCGTTTGATCGACCAGATTCAGAGACACGAAGCTGATTGTATTCTTGAATCAAAGCAGAATCATCTGTGTCAATCTGCTGCAGCTCTGACTCGATTAAAGCATCCATTTTCGCCCTATCCCTGTCCCTTGGATATGTGCAGTAGAGAAATGAATAGATGACACAGCATATTGCCATTGGGATTCCTATTGCAGTGTAAAGTGCTTTGCCAAGTGAAGCGGCATTTTCTCTATCAGTTTCAATAATTTTCGAGTCTGCTGATCCTTCTGGAAGAGGTTTATAGCCATAAACTTGCTGAGCTAAAATCCCGACAACTGGTGGAGCAAATGAAGATAATATAGACTCAAAAGATCTATCCAGAGCATAGATGCTTGTCCGAGCTCTCTCGGGAACTATTTCTGCAAATATAGGACTGCAAAATAGCCATGAAAGATAATCAGTGGAAATAAGCAAAATATTCGAATTGTTTTAATGCTCGAATAAACAGCAAATTACCACATCTCAAACAAGCATAGTCGTCACAATAAAAGAGATGTTCGAAGTATGCCTCATTTTGTTAGGAAAAAAGGAGGAATGATTTGGCATAGGAGTAAACAAGAACTAAAAGCCCTCTGTCCCACACATCTAACCATCTCACTACCGCCATAATAATATCCAGAAAACAAGCAGTTTGCATGGAGCAAGAAATAAATCAAGACAACAGACAAGCTTTTTAAGCAAAAGCGGATCTGTTGACTTCGACTTGAAATTTATTTGAGCACAAACTCTAGTAAAAAAATTAGAGGAACCAATCATCAAATAATTAATCATATCAATGCAGCCTGTGAACGAATGGTTAATTACATACATCTCTCCTCAGGTTTACAATAATTGCAAAAGGCCCGGCTAACTTTAAAATTACATTTACCTCACCCGATGTTGTACTGCTAAGTTTAAAAATTACATGCATATCTCCTGAGGGTTTTATCTACCTTACAACCGCCATTTCAAGGGCATTACTGTAAGATAGTCATATACCTCGAGCGAggtatatgtaatttttaaacTTAAAAGTGTAAATATAAGGGGATACGTAATTTTCGAAGTTAACTGGATGTTTTTGTAATTACTGCAAACCTGAGATATATGTAACCCTGTGAATGAATGCAAGGGCCTTAAGGATTTCTTCTGTTGCTTGAGTCAACAATCACATACTAATTAAGTAAACTCAGTTTGCTTAAACAACCACGATCAGAGGAAAACAGACTGAAACTTGGTATGATTTCTGTTCCGTAAATTAGTTAGTAAACATTCTACATGCCCTAAAATTTTATACTCGTTGGATCAGTCTCCAATCCAAATCTACACATCTTGTGTATAAATTCACACATCTGTAGGCGTGTGTATTCGCAATTTGGTAAGTTAATTATTTAGTTTCATGTAGGATTAACTTCTTATAAGCCAAACGAACATTATATCAGTTGGCCCAAAAGTTTTTGACCAACAATGCTTTGGGAGCAAAAAGCCAAA
Encoded here:
- the LOC140836980 gene encoding vacuolar fusion protein CCZ1 homolog B-like isoform X1, producing MGVTSGSNASESVKLCVFDLRRGQNEGQELEKILFFYPSDLPFSTQLSVIGLSEGLISFTRIFSPEAACEVIEAEMHSHVFYEPEPDIWMVMVVEKSKESEAIWRIDALRSILKEVHSLFMFFHGSVRALVDKEPSGGLVRTHLYYFIMDFLSAYEKRSPLDYCCWDFLVGKKLQLPNFRDSLKEIGTVKMLTVGREAAIEVQSLVQVLESCAGNARCYSMTMFHDLMVSTTLSPIDTVSMFTYSVSRLTALALSSGARSWSYSHKGDTACNTSAGAVLADSGRVADQYCNSRDISPAGNRGYHVLRPLQHAKWSKGKDGFLVTDIWGVEAGSLVSKSPTVWLRQTEEKMYLIPYQHRGLTIILLIPVSSVVNGEQGVALVKQQIVETVSLKMSKVEEKLSRGWGGENAYHVRGYRYLLVDGDRLVSRASPPGKVTTLTKESLIALSKLREEVDLEKNKTKWDMPGLEKDFEVCIRAKNNAWLIARLTRGKELYMVLEKANETLLYASGAVEKFSERYCDGAFSLD
- the LOC140836980 gene encoding vacuolar fusion protein CCZ1 homolog B-like isoform X2; the encoded protein is MGVTSGSNASESVKLCVFDLRRGQNEGQELEKILFFYPSDLPFSTQLSVIGLSEGLISFTRIFSPEAACEVIEAEMHSHVFYEPEPDIWMVMVVEKSKESEAIWRIDALRSILKEVHSLFMFFHGSVRALVDKEPSGGLVRTHLYYFIMDFLSDFLVGKKLQLPNFRDSLKEIGTVKMLTVGREAAIEVQSLVQVLESCAGNARCYSMTMFHDLMVSTTLSPIDTVSMFTYSVSRLTALALSSGARSWSYSHKGDTACNTSAGAVLADSGRVADQYCNSRDISPAGNRGYHVLRPLQHAKWSKGKDGFLVTDIWGVEAGSLVSKSPTVWLRQTEEKMYLIPYQHRGLTIILLIPVSSVVNGEQGVALVKQQIVETVSLKMSKVEEKLSRGWGGENAYHVRGYRYLLVDGDRLVSRASPPGKVTTLTKESLIALSKLREEVDLEKNKTKWDMPGLEKDFEVCIRAKNNAWLIARLTRGKELYMVLEKANETLLYASGAVEKFSERYCDGAFSLD